In Aedes albopictus strain Foshan chromosome 3, AalbF5, whole genome shotgun sequence, the following are encoded in one genomic region:
- the LOC134291093 gene encoding uncharacterized protein LOC134291093 — MGDPLSPTVADLVMEDLMDYAVSRLNFSSPVIRKFVDDLILTVPRDQIENVISIFNSYSPHLQFTHEKEQDNRIPFLDMTIIRLSDQSIRTEWYIKPIASGRFLDFKSFHPFQQKINMITSFIHRVKQLSTALTDDQIKQIIDKQLQLNHYPASLRHRFLNRMNERAITTDESCPTQDQTNSEKQYRRMPYIPFLTDKISKHLGKDYPNIVIAAKNIKTNRELYTRLKEKVPTELRSNIIYQIPCTNCSSSYIGMTSNYLKTRLSGHKSNINALNRLTERQVPPDDPTLENLKEKTALIKHSAETGHKFALDKTNILDHHVNTRALAILESCHILNHETINKRSDTDNLSSSYAGILQTLKTINTKIRRDTVTNTTTSNVP; from the coding sequence ATGGGAGACCCACTATCTCCAACCGTTGCAGACCTAGTTATGGAAGACTTAATGGATTATGCTGTTAGCAGACTCAACTTTTCCTCTCCGGTGATCCGCAAGTTCGTAGACGATCTAATCCTCACAGTACCCAGGGATCAGATCGAAAACGTCATCTCCATCTTCAACAGCTACAGCCCACACCTACAGTTCACGCACGAGAAAGAACAAGACAATCGTATACCATTCCTTGACATGACCATCATCCGTTTATCCGACCAAAGCATCCGCACCGAATGGTATATAAAACCTATAGCGAGCGGCCGTTTCCTGGACTTCAAATCCTTCCATCCCTTTCAACAAAAAATCAACATGATCACCAGCTTCATTCACCGAGTTAAACAACTATCAACCGCCCTCACAGACGACCAGATCAAGCAAATCATTGACAAACAGCTACAGCTCAACCACTACCCAGCATCGTTGAGACACCGCTTCCTCAATCGAATGAATGAACGCGCCATAACAACAGACGAAAGCTGCCCTACACAAGACCAAACCAACAGCGAGAAACAATACCGTCGTATGCCCTACATCCCATTCCTCACCGACAAGATCAGCAAACATCTAGGCAAGGACTACCCCAACATCGTCATAGCAGCGAAAAACATAAAAACCAACAGGGAACTATACACCAGGCTAAAAGAAAAAGTACCTACCGAACTGAGAAGCAACATCATCTACCAAATACCCTGCACCAACTGCTCATCATCGTACATAGGAATGACATCAAACTACCTCAAAACAAGACTATCTGGCCACAAATCCAACATTAACGCCCTCAACCGCCTAACCGAACGGCAAGTACCACCTGACGACCCAACACtagaaaatctgaaagaaaaaaCAGCATTAATCAAACATTCAGCAGAAACTGGACACAAATTTGCTTTAGACAAAACAAACATTCTCGACCATCATGTAAACACAAGAGCTCTAGCAATTCTAGAATCATGCCACATACTTAACCACGAGACCATAAACAAACGAAGTGACACAGACAACCTTAGCTCATCTTATGCAGGCATACTACAAACACTAAAGACTATCAATACAAAAATTAGACGAGATACAGTTACCAATACTACAACCTCCAATGTACCATAA